A single genomic interval of Labrus mixtus chromosome 6, fLabMix1.1, whole genome shotgun sequence harbors:
- the LOC132975891 gene encoding cytochrome P450 1B1 produces the protein MVFTLEGKNAGTLQALLLVCVTLFFSLHLLRWLRQRPSRLPPGPFAWPVIGNAAQLGKAPYLYFARMAQKYGNVFRIKLGCRTVVVLNGDSIKHALIKNGPNFSGRPDFTSFQCVSNGYSLAFGTSTDLWKMHRKVAQSTIRMFSTGNPHTKRTFERHILGEVRELLQLFVGKTQEERFFQPMAYLVVSTANIMSAVCFGKRYSYEDEEFRQVVGRNYQFTETVGAGSIVDVMPWLQYFPNPIKTMFDNFKKLNLEFYTFIRDKVVEHRKTIESSSIRDMADAFIVALDQRRDKSGLSSGKDYVSSTMGDIFGASQDTLSTALQWIILIMVKYPEVQERLQQEVDRVVDRSRLPSVEDQVKLPYVMAFIYEVMRFSSFIPLTIPHSTTTDTSFMGYIIPKNTVVFVNQWSINHDPAIWSQPETFNPQRFLDLSGALNKDLTSSVLIFSLGKRRCIGEDLSKMQLFLFTTLIAHQCHITGDPARPPTIDFEYGLTLKPCAFSIAVSLREDMKLLDAAARQAKEVS, from the exons ATGGTTTTCACACTGGAGGGGAAAAATGCAGGGACCCTTCAGGCCCTGCTACTGGTTTGTGTgaccctctttttctctctccacctgttgCGGTGGCTACGGCAGCGCCCGAGCCGCCTCCCGCCCGGTCCCTTCGCCTGGCCAGTCATCGGGAACGCTGCGCAACTTGGCAAAGCACCGTACTTGTATTTTGCGCGAATGGCACAGAAATACGGGAACGTCTTTCGGATTAAACTCGGATGCCGGACCGTGGTGGTGCTGAACGGGGACTCTATCAAGCATGCTCTAATCAAGAATGGACCCAACTTCTCTGGGAGACCGGATTTCACTTCTTTTCAGTGCGTCTCCAACGGGTACAGCCTCGCGTTTGGCACCAGCACGGACTTGTGGAAGATGCACCGCAAAGTGGCGCAGTCCACAATCCGCATGTTCTCCACCGGGAACCCGCACACCAAGAGGACTTTCGAGCGTCACATTCTCGGGGAGGTCAGGGAGCTCCTGCAGTTGTTTGTGGGGAAGACGCAGGAGGAGCGCTTCTTCCAGCCCATGGCATACCTTGTGGTGTCCACAGCCAACATCATGAGCGCGGTGTGCTTCGGGAAGAGGTACTCGTATGAGGACGAGGAGTTTCGGCAGGTGGTGGGCAGGAACTACCAGTTCACCGAGACTGTAGGTGCAGGGAGTATAGTGGACGTGATGCCCTGGCTGCAGTATTTCCCAAACCCCATCAAGACCATGTTTGACAACTTCAAGAAGCTCAACCTGGAGTTCTACACTTTCATCCGGGATAAAGTGGTGGAACACAGAAAAACCATCGAGTCCAGCAGCATCCGGGACATGGCGGACGCTTTTATTGTGGCGCTGGACCAACGGAGAGATAAAAGTGGACTCTCATCAGGGAAGGACTACGTGTCCTCCACTATGGGGGACATATTCGGAGCGAGTCAAGACACCCTGTCAACGGCGCTGCAGTGGATCATCCTCATAATGGTCAA GTATCCTGAGGTGCAGGAGCGTCTCCAGCAGGAGGTGGACAGGGTGGTGGACCGCAGCCGGCTGCCTTCGGTGGAGGACCAGGTGAAGCTGCCTTACGTCATGGCATTCATCTACGAGGTGATGCGCTTCAGCAGTTTCATTCCGCTCACCATCCCACACTCCACCACCACCGACACCTCCTTCATGGGCTACATAATACCCAAGAACACGGTGGTCTTCGTCAACCAGTGGTCCATCAACCATGACCCGGCCATCTGGTCCCAACCAGAGACCTTTAACCCACAGCGCTTCCTGGATTTGAGCGGAGCACTGAACAAGGACCTGACCAGCAGCGTGCTCATCTTCTCGCTGGGGAAGAGGCGCTGCATCGGCGAGGATCTGTCCAAAATGCAGCTGTTCCTCTTCACGACCCTGATCGCCCACCAGTGCCACATCACCGGGGACCCAGCCAGGCCACCCACAATTGACTTTGAGTACGGCCTGACACTGAAACCTTGCGCCTTCTCCATCGCAGTGTCTCTGCGGGAAGACATGAAGCTGCTGGACGCAGCTGCCAGACAGGCCAAGGAGGTCTCATGA